The Anomaloglossus baeobatrachus isolate aAnoBae1 chromosome 7, aAnoBae1.hap1, whole genome shotgun sequence sequence CTCTCCCCTCAGTCCTGAAGGAAATCAGGGACGACGGGGCCAGAGTTCTTCTAattgctcccttctggccaaagTGACCATGGTTTTTTGGCTGGTTCGGATGTCTCTGACCGACCCGTGGGTCCTCCCGGAACTTCCGAATCTCCTGTCCCAGGGACCTGTGTGCCATCCTCCGACAGTCAAATTGCAcctgacggcatggaatttgagagGGCGTTACTGATCAGTAAGGGATTTTCCCCCAATTTAGTTTCCACGCTGTTAGGTTGTAGAAAACCTGTGACAACCAAGATCTACTGTAGGACTTGGAGAAAGTTCTTATCTTCCTTGTGTGCTAGTGTAACCGGGGAGGTTCCCATCGGTCCCATCCTGGAATTCCTGCAGTGTGGGTTGGACAAGGGGTTGGCGGTTAGCACACTCAAGGTCCAGATCTCCGCTTTGGCAGCACTCTACAATTATGATGTCGCGGGGAACCCTTGGGTGGCTCGGTTTATCAGGGCTAGTTCGCGCCAGCGTCCTAAATGGGTAGTCTCCCTCCCcccttgggaccttaacctggttttgGGGGCCCTGACGGATCCTCCGTTTGAGCCCCTTGACTCCATCCCTGTAAAATGTCTTTCCCTAAAGACGGTCCTCCTGGTAGCCCTGACCTCGGCCCGTAGGATTAGCGACATTCAGGGCCTTTCTATTGACCCACCTTACACTCAAATACTGGACGATAGGGTAGTTTTGCGCCCTGACCCTGCGTACCCCCCCAAGGTGGTTTCTCGGTTTCATACGTCCCAGGAGATTGTGTTGCCATCCTTTTGCACTAACCCGACGCGTGCAGAGGAAAGGCATTGGCATTGTCTGGATGTACTTCGTTGTCTCATCCAGTATCTTCTTGTCACCAGTTCCTGGAGGAGGGacaagtctctgtttgtctctttccaggggcctcAAAAGGGGGTTAAGTGTTCCAAATCCACACTGGCCAGGTGGATTAGGGACGCCATTGCGTTAGCTTACACGGCAAGAAGTGCTGCTGTTCCGGTGGGTCTGAAGGCACATTCCACGCGGGCTGTAGCATCTTCTTGGGCAGAGCGGGCGGATGTTTCCATTGCTCAAATTTGTAAAGCTGCCACATGGTCCTCACCCTCGACCTTTTATAGGCATTATAGGTTGGATCTTTCCTTCTCCGACCTCACCTTTGGGAGGCGtattctacaggctgtggtccctccctaatttttcttttcgctgtaattctctcgtggtgccgtcatagggtgagggaaaaatacgtaattacttaccggtaatgtgttttttccgaacccatgacggcacccttatattcccaccctgcactggggattgttggttggttccccttcctttcttccttcttccacAATTTTTCTGGTGGTGGCCTTATACTAACCTGTTGTTTTTTTCGGAGGTtctctcatgctctgtaatcaaactgaagcggcgagaggaccgcccctttttaacctgaaggtttcctgtcctggatgggcggatcctctTTAGTGGTggcgtcatgggttcggaaaaaacacattaccggtaagtaattacgtatttttccaagaaaatttacaaaaccattttttaggggctACAACACAATTTGAATTTGAGGCcttggtgacagaaaatacccaaaagcgaCACCATTCTAATAATTTCACTCATAAAAGTACTCAAAATCAtattcaaaaagtttattaaccctttaggaacttcacaggaactaaagcaatatggaacgaaaaaatgaaaattttatttctTCACACAAAAATGCTACTTTAGCCCCAAATATTGAATTTTCACAAGGGCAATAAGAGAAAATGcaccttacaatttgttgtgcaatttctccagagtgaGTACGCCGATACCACGCATGTGGTGGAAGTCTACTGTTTGGATGCacaacagggctcagaagggagaaAGGGCCATTTTTAATTTTAGagctcaaaattgtctggaataggggCTTGACTATagttttttattaggttttcactAGAGCCTCTAAAGGTGAGGATTTTGCACTGCAGGTGgtaaccaggtgccactcaggaagactggtgctgcggcGGCTGGCATCAGGAGTATGGACATGGATAGTCACTGATATGGTAGGAGCAGTGTAAGGGGGTGGCAGGAGCTCCATTAACCTCCCCCACGACCTAGCCTCATGGGTGTGAGATGTATAGGTTACCAGTCAATTACCAGTATGTCTTGGGTTGGGATGCAGTTTTGCCGTCCACCACTAGATGGCACAAGATTCCCATAGTTTGCTTGGAGGGGAAAGTGAATGAGCTCTGGCGAGACAGTAGAAAAGAGAGGGGATTGAGTGGAAAAGAGGGTAGTGAAGAAGACAAGGTAGAGGGAGGCTGtggaggcagagtgggagagacaTCAGAGCCTCATGAATAGAAGGCCGCTCCTGTGGCTTGTGAACTGGCATGGAAAGACACGGATGTAGAAAGCGTGGTGCCAAGTCCTAGGGACCGCCACCGTGTACTATTGCTGAGGGAGTCATGAAGTGGGGATCAGCATAGCCAGAATGTCCAAACCCGCAGGGAGAAGGGCTGGTAATCCAGGAAGCCAGTGGGACTCTCTGACAGCCGTGGTAGTGGAAATCGTATGGAAGTGTATGTCTCGTCCGGTAAAGAAGCTGTGCCTATCCTCGGGAAAAGAAAGTGTTTATAAAGTCATTAAGGTTCAGATGTTGGACGAAAACCTGGAGTCTGCCTCTGATTTGGTGGGACGAGAAGCTACCATGAAGGTAAGGCGTACCACAACTACAAACCCATACCTTGGCAGATCCCCCGGTTGACCCTTCAGCAGCTGGGATGGCTGATGCGGCAAGCTCGGCtttagggtacgatgcagcagatTTCGGGATAGCAGAATTGACAAATAGGATATGATGCACCTGCGGCCGGTATGGCAGACTAGGCCGATAGAGTACGATGTAGCTGCGGCCGGCATGGCAGACTTGACTGTTAGGATGCTATTCAGCAGCAATGGAATtgtcaggtactggaacacagaaCAATATTAGTAATGGACTAAACAGCAGCACTTAATgagctgagaactagcaacgtataaaCCTCCTTGCCCAGGCACCACACTTCCCTTTAAGTGCCCTAAGAGCACTCCCAGGAGGCTTGTGCAGCATGCGCATGCCTCGGGAATTGGCGGTAGGGGACAGAGCAGCCACTGCTGCACGGCTGGGAAGATTAGAGTGCGGGCGTCCCTGCCAAGGATGGAGGACAGGACTGTGCAGGAACTTTGGTAAgggcgttacattgatgatataggAAGTTGATTGGGGCTTATTAGAAAACACGTTAACGTCATAAACAACAGATGATAAAATATGAAAAGTCGAAAAAAATACCTGATCTATGCAATGTGTCCTTATTAGAGAATCATAAAACAAGGGAAGTACGGAACATACCCTTGGACACACAGAATACACTAATATAAATCTCAAAATGGATAATATGACATATAAAGACAAGTACGTGACTCCAAAATCTCAAAGGTGCTACAGCTGTACCCTTGGAGATTCACCCCTATCTGACAACAGACGTTAAGCACTATAAGTAGCAACCAGTGATGCCCCAGTTCCTCAGCGGCTAGCCCTATTTTTCTCTGTTCCTAAGAAACTGTATCACTCGTTAATGCTCCTCGGATAAGGACAGAATCCATGGCTACAGAAGTAAAAGATACAATATAGATAAGCAATAGTTTGCTGGCTATGCATTAATATAAAATGCCAGCTGACAGAATGCCTCAGCGTGTTTTACCCTCTCCTTCATCTTTCCGGTGGGACGAAGGTAACAGGCTCATCAGGAGACAGAGGGTCAGCTGTGAACATTGATGTCCGCAGAtttagatataccgtatttttcagactatagacgcaccggactataagacgcaccctggttttagaggaggaaaatagtaaaataaaactttaagcaaaaaaatgtggtcatgacacactgttatggggcgattatctgctgctgacactgttatgggggtaatgtccccaaattctcttttaaggtaccccatcctggtaatcatCCTCCTGCCTCGTATTTGATCCTgccataaacccccatcctgctcatataccccgatcctgctcatataccagcatcctgctcatattcccccatcctgctcatctactcccatcctgttcatatatgccatcctgttcatatacccccatcctattgatataccccccatccatcctgctcatattcccccatccatcctgctcatatattcccatcctgttcatatacccccatcctgttcatatacccccatcctgttcatataccccccatccatcctgctcatatactcccatcctgctatatgcccccatcgtgctcatataccatcctggtatatggcctgtatcctatagcacagagaaaaaaaataaacgtttatactcaccttttcctcactccctgcagcaccgatcatcttcctctctgcgccactgacctgtgtgtgtggagccgttcccctgcagcatcgcgatgtcttcctgtctgtgccaatcagctgatcagcacagatcagctgaccggcacagacaggaagacatcgcgtgctgcagggggacggctccacacacggggacgggtgagtacactgattcactgcaccccgcgctgatgatgacgcacggggagcagtgaatacagccgcacatgatcactccaggctgtaattgccaggggtgatcatgcataccggctctttactatgcgcgcgtcccgcgctcgtcctcccacccacctgtcagcgccggcttctgcgctgagaaatgggcgtgaggatgggcatgcatatgtaatgagcgggcccatgtggtcacagcaggctgctacagcctgctcgtgcccccgatgacccgctccaccgcagcaccctcattcccggccgcagccctatagtcagaccataagacgcacccccaactttcccccaacgttTAGGggtaaaaaagtgcgtcttatggtccgaaaaatacggtagtccatCACACCTGGCTCTAAAAAGAACAAAGTAGAAAGAAATGCATAAGTACATAATAATTCTAACATATCAGTAAATTTCCAACATAGCAGCGACCTGTATGACAGTACAGTCACAGTAACACTAATAATGTGTATGTAGGGAAGGCAAGCGCCTTAACACGCCAGTTCAGAAAACCCAGCTGTAAAACACAGGCGCTAGATGCTAAAGCGCTGACGCAGGCGCAATGACACCTCCAAAGAGGCGTATAACCTTGGATGTAATCGAGAGATACAGGAGCAGTGGGGCGCCACCAGGAGATAACGAAATCCCTGGTGCGCAGGCCCCGAAAGCCACCTCGTCAAGACTCATGAAAGCGCGTCGCCGCAATTACGTTTAAAGACGCAGTGGGGTTCTCCAGGAGGTAAACCCTGGTGCACAGGCGCCGAAAGGAATCCCGAAGCAGGCGCAGTAGCCCTCCGCTGGGCCATAGTTAAAGGTGCCGACGTGCATCTGACAAAAGGGAGAGCAGGGAATGAGAACATATCCATATGGAGAATGTGTGCCACTAGTGAAGATGACTACATGCTTGCAATAGGATAAACCCACACATAGGAGTATTAGGAACATGTCGGTGTGGAAAATAAATGTTCCACTACTGAGATAAACCCACTTTTAGAAGGTAAAACACCCACATAATGAAGTTTATAACTAAATAGAGGTGGGATAAAAATGGCACCGTAGTAGTAAATAGAATGACCTAGCCCGGGATACTAGGGCTTATTAGCTTTCATTTTCATGTAGCAATGATGGTTTGTTTTCATTCTCTCATGCATTTTTTATTACAGAAAATTCTCGATTTAAAGAACGGATGCGCTGCTGATAATGATAATTTTTACGCAAGCATAAAATATAGAATCAGTGACGAATGTTTAATTTTTGATGTTTCTACTGGGTAATGATCGGAAATTAACACATTAGTAAAATGAATTCTTTGTGGTATCATCACATCATGTAAAACAGTTATTCATTGAACATTGCTACATACACTACAATTTGTATGGAATTTTTAACTTTTACTTTTTCTCACATTTTTAATTTTCATATTTAGATACATTTTTTCAAGTTTATTTTGCTCAAAAATAAATcagttttattcttggcagatgactgtgccAGCAGCTCTGAAGGACATCTGATGTCTCCAGATTTTAAAGCAGAAGATTGCAGCATCACACAAGATACATATGAAGATCATGGCATACACTCATCACAGACTGTTGAGCAAAATAAAAATCACAGAAGAAGTGTGGAAGATCAAAGTGTGCCCTCTAGGAAAAAGGCATTTTCTTCCTCAGAatatgggaaatgttttgctcagaaatcaaatTTTGTTGTATCGGAGAGATCCCACACTGAAAAGAatgcattttcatgttcagaatgtggcagaTGTTTTGCTTATAAATCACTACTTGTTATACATGAGAGATCccacactggagagaagccattttcatgttcagaatgtgagaaatgttttactaggCATTATGAACTTATTACACATAAGAAAATTCACACTGGAGagcagccattttcatgtccagagtgTGATAAATGTTTTCCATATAAATCAAGCCTTGTTGCACATAagataactcacacaggggagaagccattttcatgttctgaatgtgagaAACGTTTTACTAAAAAATGTAATCTTGTTAaacataaaaaaattcacacaggagtgaaaccattttcatgttcagaatgtgggaaatgttttacagaaaaaacaaatcttgttgcacatcagaaaactcacacaggagagaagccattttcatgttcagtatgtgagaaatgttttatttataaatcatatcttgttgcacatcagagaactcacacaggtgagaagccattttcatgttcagaatgtgagcaaGGTTTTAATAGTAAATTtgatcttgttacacatcaaagaattcacacaggagagaaaccatattcatgttcagaatgtgggaaatgttttacagataaatcaaCTCTAAATCAACATGAGCgtgttcacacaggagagaagccattttcatgctcagaatgtgggaaatgttttaaacgtAAATCAAATCTTATTAGTCATATGCggcttcacacaggagagaagccattttcatgctcggaatgtgggaaatgttttaaggaGAAAGTatctcttgttacacatcagagaaatcacacaggagagaaaatatttttatgttcaaaatgtgggaaatgttttattaaaaaatatactcttactaGACATCAGAAAATTTGCACAGGAGAGAAGCTATTTTCCTGTTcacagtgtggaaaatgttttatagaAAATGCAATTCTTattgcacatcagagaactcacccaGAAtgcaagccattttcatgttcagaatgtgagcaaGGTTTTGCTAACAAGTCTaagcttgttacacatcagagaattcacacaggagagaagccattttcatgttcaaattgtggaaaatgttttaaagaTAAAGCaattcttgttaaacatcagactgTTCACTCAGAaaataagccattttcatgctccgaatgtgagaaatgttttaaatATAAATCAAATCTTATTAGTCATATGCGTATTCACACGGGagataagccattttcatgctcagaatgtgagaaatgttttacagagaaagcatctcttgttacacatcagagaattcacacaggagagaagccattttcatgttcaaaatgtgggaaatgttttaaatgtaaatcaaATCTTATTAGTCATGTGCGTATTCACACAGGACAGAagtcattttcatgctcagaatgtggaaaatgttttaaataTAAATCAAATCTTATTAGTCATATGCATATTCACacgggagagaagccattttcatgctcagaatgtgggaaattttataCGGAGAAAGGatctcttgttacacatcagagaattcacacaggagagcagctattttcatgctcagaatgtgggaaattgtTTACTACGAAATCTCATCTTGTTAGACATGAGCAACTTCACACacgagagaaaccattttcatgttcagaatgtgggcaatgttttactaagaaatcacagcttgttagacatcagagaactcacaaggGGAAGAATCCACTCTTACTTTTAGTTAACTGAGAATGTTTTTTTCCTGACACTTTGTACCTTATGTTCATAATAAATTTAAATCAATATGTTTTGTCAAATTTTCATAAATAAAAGCAAATAAATTGAAATATTCAAATTTTGGTTATACCTGCAAACCTATTAACTAACATTTACCTTATGGTGGCATAATGCTTTACTTTGTCAGAAGGGTTAAACATTTTAGAGAAAGTTTTTATTATTGTAGGACAATTTACAAAATTCTTTTAGGGACCCATtcagttttgaagtgactttgatgggCCTTTATGTTGGAAATTCTCTTGAAATTCTCCTGAAGGGACTTTAAAAATAGCGTGCCAGGGGAGATCCAAGATGGCCGCCGACAGGGGAAGATGTGCATGAGGGAGCTCCTTCACAATCAGAGCCCTTCCATTCCATCCAGCTATTGCGGAGTTCCACCTAACACCCACGGATTGTCAGTGCACCCAGGGGAGACCATCTTCCCCGGAATCTGAGCCAGGTTTGacctaatttaaccccttcacgaccatggacggatctatccgtcatggatcgtgtgccgttaagccccgccccctgcagcgg is a genomic window containing:
- the LOC142245446 gene encoding uncharacterized protein LOC142245446, which encodes MENGESDVWGDKRCKEEDPTDDCASSSEGHLMSPDFKAEDCSITQDTYEDHGIHSSQTVEQNKNHRRSVEDQSVPSRKKAFSSSEYGKCFAQKSNFVVSERSHTEKNAFSCSECGRCFAYKSLLVIHERSHTGEKPFSCSECEKCFTRHYELITHKKIHTGEQPFSCPECDKCFPYKSSLVAHKITHTGEKPFSCSECEKRFTKKCNLVKHKKIHTGVKPFSCSECGKCFTEKTNLVAHQKTHTGEKPFSCSVCEKCFIYKSYLVAHQRTHTGEKPFSCSECEQGFNSKFDLVTHQRIHTGEKPYSCSECGKCFTDKSTLNQHERVHTGEKPFSCSECGKCFKRKSNLISHMRLHTGEKPFSCSECGKCFKEKVSLVTHQRNHTGEKIFLCSKCGKCFIKKYTLTRHQKICTGEKLFSCSQCGKCFIENAILIAHQRTHPECKPFSCSECEQGFANKSKLVTHQRIHTGEKPFSCSNCGKCFKDKAILVKHQTVHSENKPFSCSECEKCFKYKSNLISHMRIHTGDKPFSCSECEKCFTEKASLVTHQRIHTGEKPFSCSKCGKCFKCKSNLISHVRIHTGQKSFSCSECGKCFKYKSNLISHMHIHTGEKPFSCSECGKFYTEKGSLVTHQRIHTGEQLFSCSECGKLFTTKSHLVRHEQLHTREKPFSCSECGQCFTKKSQLVRHQRTHKGKNPLLLLVN